Within the Petrotoga miotherma DSM 10691 genome, the region CCTTGAAAGAAAGCGTAGAAATGGCTAATATAAACCCTTCTGAGTTAGCGGGAATATCTTTAAGTGGCTTATATGGTGGCGCTGGTGTACCTGTAGATAAAGATATGAACCCTCTGTATCCATGCCTTATTTGGATGGATCGAAGGGCATCAAAAGAAACTCAATGGGTTAAAGAGAATGTATCACAAGATAAACTGTTTGAAATAACAGGAAATTATGTTGATTCTTATTTTGGTTTCACCAAGATAATGTGGATAAAAAATAACTTACCTGATGTGTGGAAAAACACGTATAAATTCGTTAGCCCTAAAGATTACGTTATATATAAGCTTACCGGAGAACTTTCAACTGATTATAGCTCAGCTGGAAATTTAGGTGGGGTTTTTGATATAAGGACAAAAAATTGGTCCGAAGAAATGGGAAAGATTTTAGGAATCCCCATAGATAAACTACCAGAAAAAATACTAAGATCAAAAGATATTGCAGGTTATTTAAATAAGGATATGGCAGAACTTACTGGATTAAAAGAAGGCACTCCTATAATCTCCGGAGGAATAGATGCACCAATGGCACAATTGAGTGCTGGGGTATTGAACGAAGGAGAACATGTCTTTATGGCAGGGACTTCCACATGTTGGGGTACTCTGTTGTACGATAAAAAACCCACCACTCCCCAATTAGTAAATTACCCTTACGTTGTCGATGAAGATCATTTACTCTACACATTTGGTGGAAGTGCAACAACAGGTGCGTTAGTAAATTGGTTTATAGATGAATTTGGTCAAATGGAAAAAACTTTTGGTGAGCAATCTGGCTATTCTCCTTATGAACTTTTAGAAATGAAAGCAAAAAAAGTACCTTTGGGAAGCGAAGGCCTCTTAGCATTACCATATTTCATGGGAGAACGATCCCCTATATGGGACCCTGATGCAAGAGGGGTTATTTTTGGAATCACTTTGTATCACAAAAAACCACATATTTATAGGGCTCTCATGGAATCCGCTGCTTTCTCGCTAAGACATAACATGCAAACCGCAAAAGAATCAGGTATAAAACTAAATCCTGACTGCTGGATAGTAGGAGGAGTAGCCAATTCTGACCTTTGGACTAAGATCTTTGCAGATGTTACGGGATACAACATGATCAAATTATCCGACAACATTGAAGCACCATTGGGAGATGCGTTCCTCGTTGGACTTGGCACGGGAATATTCAAAAAACCTGAGGAAATTAAAAATTGGATAAAGATAGAAACAACCGTAAACACAAATAAAGACAATTTCGATAAATACGAAGAGTATTACAAATTGTTTTTAGAACTATATAACAATACTAAAGAAATAATGCATAAAATTGCCAAATTATAACTTACTAAACAAAATAATCTTTGGAGGTGCAAGATGATAGATAAGAAAAAACCCACAATTGGAGTATTAGGAATTATGCAAGAACTGTATGACAAAACTTATCCTAACATAGTTGAAACTCAATCAAATTACGTTAAAGGCGTCATTAAAGAATTAGGAGATATAGCAGAATTTAAATTTATTAAGCCTGCTAGAAATAGAAAAGACATCGAAGAAATAGTCCAAACGTATAACAACGATAAAGAAATAGATGGAATTATGATTATGATGTTGACTTACAGTCCAGGTCAAAGAATTGTTCCCGCGTTAAAAAAGAATAATCTACCGATAATGCTCGCAAATATTCAGCCTTTACCTAGCGTAACAAAAGACTGGGATATGGAACTTTTAACTTACAACCAAGGAATACATGGGGCACAAGATAACATGAATGCTATAGTTAGATTAGGTATCAATTGTCCAGTGGTTACAGGAAATTGGAAAGAAGAAGAATTCAAAAACTTTGTGAAGGATTGGAGTCTTGCAGCTCAAGCGGCAAAAGCTTGTAAAAATTTAAAAATCGCAGTTGTTGGAAGAATGCCTGGGATGGGGGATATTACCTTTGATTCATTGGCATTGTTAAAAAAACTCGGAGTTGAAATAGTAGATGAAAGTATGGGAAAGATATATTCTTACTTTGAAAAAGTAACAAAGAAAGAGATCGAAGATGTTAAAGCAGAAAACGCAAAGAACTTTGAAATTGACCCCAAACTAGAAGAAGACCAACACGACTTTGCTGCAAAATTTCAGGTTGCCATTGAAAAATTCCTCGAAGATAACAACTACGATGGATACAGTATCTACTTCGATTCTGTAAAGGATGATGGAAGGTTCGAACAGTTACCGTTAATGGCTGCCTCTAATTTGATGGCAAAAGGGTACGGATATGGAGCAGAAGGGGATGCCCTTGCAGCTACGGTTGTAAAAATAGGACATATCCTAGGCAATAACGGACATTTCACAGAAATGTATGCTATGGATTTTGAAAGAGACTCCGTTTTTATGAGCCATATGGGAGAAGGTAATTGGAAAGTAGCAAGAAAAGACAAACCAATAAAACTCATAGACAGATTTTTAGGTATAGGAGATTTAAACAATCCACCAACAGTTGTATTCAACGTGCAGCCAGGTGAAGGAACCATAACTTCCTTAGCCCCTTTAAGCGAAGGAAATTTCAGATTAGTTGTTTCAAAAGGTGAAGTTATAGACAGCGAAGATTATCCGAATGTTGAAATGCCGTATTTTCATTTCAAACCAGATACTGGCGTAAGAAATGCGATGACGAACTGGCTCAAAAACGGAGGAACTCATCACCAATGCTTTAACATCGGAGATACTACAAGGAGGTGGGAATTGTTTGCAAAAATTGCGGGTATTGAGTATGTAAGGGTATGAAGAAATTTCAAAAACTAGATGGAGGTGGAGAAAGTTATGTTAAAGAAAAGCTTGTTTGTTTTAACGTTGATGTTGATTTTTAGTTCTTTTCTTTTAGCCCAAACAGAATATATGGCAGGGATTCCACGTGACGAAATAATAATTATTGAAAATCCCGATGGGAGAGCGACAGATCCAGATAATTTCAATATATGGGCTCCGGGTTCTCCTTCGTGGTCGCGAGGACTACAACAGATTTGTATGGATGCATTATGGTATATCGACCCAGATGCAGGTATTGAAGGAGATCCTTGGTTGAACTCTTTGGCAGCGGAACCACCTATTTATAATGATGATTATACCATGATGACCATTAAACTGAGAGAAGGGATCTATTGGAGCGATGGAGTAGAATTTACTGCGGATGATGTTGTTTTTACAATTGAAACTTTAAAAGCACATCCTACCATGGGTTGGGGAGCAAACTTCGAAATATATGTCGATCAAGTTTACAAAACTGATGATTACACAGTTGTATTAAAATTAAAAGAACCAAATTCTAGGATGCATGCTACGTTTACTGTAAGATGGTCTGGCTGTTACATAATGCCTAAACATATTTTTGAAAAAGTAGAAAATCCAGAAACTTATAAATTTAATCCTCCTGTTAGTTTAGGCCCTTACGTTTTGGAATCGTATGATCCAAACGGATACTGGAATTTGTGGAAAAAACGAGATGACTGGGAGAGAAGTACCTTAGGTAAATTATATGGCGAACCAGGTCCAAATTATGTTTTATATATTGGGTTATCACAAGAACGTAGAGTTTTAGATCAAATGAAACACGAATTGGATATTATTCACGATTTGGCACCAGAAGCTGCTATATCGTTAATACAAAATAATCCTTACTCTGTAACGTGGTTCGAAGAATTTCCTTGGGGGCATCCAGATCCAACCCTTATTGCTTTACTACTTAACCATGAAAAATATCCTTACAACATTCCCGAAGTTAGATGGGCTCTTACACTCAGTTTGAATATGCCAGAGATAGCTTTGGCTTCATACAATGGTGCTGCAACTATTTCGCCAATTGCTGTTCCACCTACTGGTAACCATTTAAAATGGTATTTTGACCCATTAGAAGAATGGTTGAAAGAATTTTATATTGAAGTGGATGGTGAAAAATTCTTCCCATATGATGACACAATACCATTCCAGGTTGCTGATTTAGCCAAGAAACAATTCGGATATGAAGTACCTGATGATCCTGAGAAAATTAGAGAATCATTAGGATACGGATGGTGGAAATATTCTCCTGAAACAGCGGAAAAGTTGCTTATAAGTCAAGGTTTTACTAAAGATAATCGTGGACGGTGGAGGCTTCCAAATGGTGACCTCTGGAGAATTAACATAATTTGTGAAGCAGAAGGGAGACCCATAGCAACAAGAGGAGCAGAAAAAGTTGCTGAACAATGGAGAAGATTTGGAATTGATGCTCAAATTCAAGGAGTTAGTACCGCGATTCTTTGGCCCAACTATTTAAATCCTGGTAATTTTGAAGTAGCGTATGCTTGGAATATAGAAACGTGGGGAGGACATCCAGACCTTTCCTTCTTTCTCCGAACATGGCATTCTGATTTTTACAGGGAAAGTGGAGAACTCTCAGCAGGCTCTAATTATATTAGATATAAAAGTGATGAATTGGACAAAATAATAGAAGATCTTCTAAAAACTGACTTTTTCAATTATGAAGAGACCATATCTCTCGGCTTGGATTTTCTAAAACTAACGGTTAGGGATATGCCTGAGATACCCCTCATGTCATATAATGTATTCACAATTTGTGATGAATATTATTGGACAGGTTATCCTACATCAGAAGATCCGTACACCAACCCCGTTCCTAACTGGGCAAACAGCAAATATATGTTCCCAAAACTTCAACCCACTGGTAGGAAATAGAATTCATTTAGTACACTCTTGCCTGCCTAAGATTTTCTTAGGCAGGCTGTCCTTAAAAAGACTTATATGTTTTAGGAGGATAAATAATGAAAAAAAATTTAGCTGCTTATATTGTTAGAAGACTTTTACAATTTTTAATTCTTGTGTTTATTAGTACATCTATTATCTTTATACTTCCTAGACTATCTACTGATACTGGGCCAGTAGAACAAGCTATTGGACGGGCTATGAGTCAGGGTCAATATACAGATCCTCAGGCTGTAGAGCAATTAAGAAAAAATTTAGAAATCGCTTATGGATTAGAAGGAAACATTTTACAACAATACTTTAATTTTTGGAAAAACTTCTTAAAAGGTGATCTAGGACCTTCTTTTGCCTTTTTTCCCACGCCAGTAACTGATTTGATATTTAATGCTTTACCTTGGACAATAGGACTTTTAGGTACAACAACTATCTTATCTTGGCTAATTGGAAATTGGATAGGCGGTGTGGTGGGCTGTAACCGCAATAAAAAGTGGGCTAGAAGTATCGAAGTTATAATTAATGGATTCAGACCTTTTCCTCATTATATATTAGCTTTAATCCTTTTAATTTTCTTTTCTTATATTTTACCAATTTTTCCCTCAGGTGGAGCATATCCCCCCGGTACAATCCCAGAATTGAGTTGGAATTTTTTTGTTACTGTAATCAAACACGCTTTTTTACCAGCACTTTCCCTTTTGATTCTAGGAATCGGAGGATGGTTCCAAGGCATGAGAACCTTAGTTTCCCATATTATTAAGGAGGATTATGTAGTTTATGCCAAATTTGCCGCTATCAATAAAAAAGAAATATTTAGAAATTATATTTTGAGAAATGCTATGTTACCTCAAATAACTGGATTAGCCCTTCAATTAGGAATGCTTTTTAGTGGAACGCTCATAGTCGAAATTGTTTTCAATTACCCAGGTATTGGGTTCTTAGCTTATCAAGCAATTTTAAGATCAGACTACAATTTAATTATGGGAGTTACAATTTTTTCGATAGTTGCTGTCGCTTTGGGCACCTTGATAGTCGATTTATTATATCCTTTAATTGATCCTAGAATAACATATGTTAAATGAAAAGGTGGTGAAATTGTGAATTTAGTGAATTTAATAAAAAATGATGTAAGATTTAAAATCGGTTTCATCTTAATGATCATTATAATTTTTTTCTCTCTGCTTTCTTTTTTTAGCCCGATAGATCCTTTTTCAACGTATTATGCACCTGTTAATCGCCCACCAAGTAGAGATTACATTTTTGGAACCAATTCTAAAGGTCAAGACCTTTTCTGGATGACTTCTTATGCTTTTCGTAACTCTATGATTTTTGGTTTAATAACTGCTTCTATTTCAAGGATAATAGCTTTGCTTATTGGTACGGTTTCTGGTTACAGAGGAGGAAAAACTGATAATATTCTCATGATTATTAATGACAGTTTTATTACTCTACCTATTTTGCTTGTTATGATATTAATCGCAATGGTATTTCGAAGACTTCCCTTCTTTCTATTAGCAGTGGTTTTAGGCTTATTTGGATGGCCTTGGGATGCAAGATTGTTCAGATCTCAAATATTAAGTCTAAGAGAAAGAAAGCTAACTTATACTGCAAAATTTTCTGGAATGAAAACTCTTAATATTATTTTCAAGATATATTTCCCCCATTTGACTCCTGTTTTCTTTTCCACTTTTATTAATAATATGATATGGTCTTTAGGTTTAGAAGTAACTTTATCTGTTTTGGGTTTAACTAGTCTTCAAACTCCAACTATTGGTACTACGATTTATTGGGCAAATCAACATCAAGCATTAATACTGGGCATTTGGTGGTGGTTGGCTATACCAATAATAGGAGCCATCATACTTTTTACTTCTTTGTATCTTTTAACAATAAGTATGAATGAATTTGTAGATCCTAGAATGCGTGTTCAAGGAGGAAATTATTAAATGGCATTGTTAGAAATTAATAAAATTAATGCTTATTACATACATAATATTCAAAAAACAAGAGCGGTGGAAAATGTCTCTCTTTCCGTTGAAGATGATGAAATTATTGGTATTGCAGGCGAATCTGGTTGTGGAAAATCAACGTTGGTGAAAACAATCTATGGTGCTATTGAACCTCCGCTTTATTTGGAAAATGGATCAGTTATTTATAACTTCAAAAATTCAAATTCTAATGCAAATATAACAACTGATAATATTCCCCTTTTTTGGTGGAAAAAAATTTCTTATATTCCTCAAGCTTCGATGAACGTACTAAACCCAGTAAGAAAAATTAAAAAATTTTTTGAAAACTTATGGAGAGCTCACAGCCAAGATTTGAGCTTTAAAAATTACCAAAAATTATTAAGCACCCATCTAGAACATCTTGGACTATCTGTAAATATTTTAGAATATTACCCTCACCAATTATCTGGTGGAATGAAACAAAGAGTTATTATAGGAGCTGCTTCTTTATTCCATCCTGAATTGATAATTGCAGACGAACCTACTTCTGCACTGGATGTAGGTGTGCAATTAGATGTATTACGCTTACTATTAAAAATACAAAAAGAAAGTAAAAATACAATTATAGTAGTAGCTCATGATATGTCCGTAATGGCAAATTTTTGTACGAAAATTGCCATTATGTACGCTGGAAATATTGTTGAAATTGGTAAAACACAAGATATTTTCAGTCATCCTTTACATCCTTATACCAAACTTTTAATTGATTCTTTACCAAAAATAGGAGATAAAAGAGGATTAAAAGGAATACCTGGAAGTCCTCCTGACTTAGTTTCACCTCCTTCAGGATGTCGATTT harbors:
- a CDS encoding FGGY-family carbohydrate kinase — its product is MYLIGTDIGTTGTKTVILDEKGNLISKASKTYKVNTPKASWAEQNADVWVDAFIQTLKESVEMANINPSELAGISLSGLYGGAGVPVDKDMNPLYPCLIWMDRRASKETQWVKENVSQDKLFEITGNYVDSYFGFTKIMWIKNNLPDVWKNTYKFVSPKDYVIYKLTGELSTDYSSAGNLGGVFDIRTKNWSEEMGKILGIPIDKLPEKILRSKDIAGYLNKDMAELTGLKEGTPIISGGIDAPMAQLSAGVLNEGEHVFMAGTSTCWGTLLYDKKPTTPQLVNYPYVVDEDHLLYTFGGSATTGALVNWFIDEFGQMEKTFGEQSGYSPYELLEMKAKKVPLGSEGLLALPYFMGERSPIWDPDARGVIFGITLYHKKPHIYRALMESAAFSLRHNMQTAKESGIKLNPDCWIVGGVANSDLWTKIFADVTGYNMIKLSDNIEAPLGDAFLVGLGTGIFKKPEEIKNWIKIETTVNTNKDNFDKYEEYYKLFLELYNNTKEIMHKIAKL
- a CDS encoding L-fucose/L-arabinose isomerase family protein — encoded protein: MIDKKKPTIGVLGIMQELYDKTYPNIVETQSNYVKGVIKELGDIAEFKFIKPARNRKDIEEIVQTYNNDKEIDGIMIMMLTYSPGQRIVPALKKNNLPIMLANIQPLPSVTKDWDMELLTYNQGIHGAQDNMNAIVRLGINCPVVTGNWKEEEFKNFVKDWSLAAQAAKACKNLKIAVVGRMPGMGDITFDSLALLKKLGVEIVDESMGKIYSYFEKVTKKEIEDVKAENAKNFEIDPKLEEDQHDFAAKFQVAIEKFLEDNNYDGYSIYFDSVKDDGRFEQLPLMAASNLMAKGYGYGAEGDALAATVVKIGHILGNNGHFTEMYAMDFERDSVFMSHMGEGNWKVARKDKPIKLIDRFLGIGDLNNPPTVVFNVQPGEGTITSLAPLSEGNFRLVVSKGEVIDSEDYPNVEMPYFHFKPDTGVRNAMTNWLKNGGTHHQCFNIGDTTRRWELFAKIAGIEYVRV
- a CDS encoding ABC transporter substrate-binding protein, whose amino-acid sequence is MLKKSLFVLTLMLIFSSFLLAQTEYMAGIPRDEIIIIENPDGRATDPDNFNIWAPGSPSWSRGLQQICMDALWYIDPDAGIEGDPWLNSLAAEPPIYNDDYTMMTIKLREGIYWSDGVEFTADDVVFTIETLKAHPTMGWGANFEIYVDQVYKTDDYTVVLKLKEPNSRMHATFTVRWSGCYIMPKHIFEKVENPETYKFNPPVSLGPYVLESYDPNGYWNLWKKRDDWERSTLGKLYGEPGPNYVLYIGLSQERRVLDQMKHELDIIHDLAPEAAISLIQNNPYSVTWFEEFPWGHPDPTLIALLLNHEKYPYNIPEVRWALTLSLNMPEIALASYNGAATISPIAVPPTGNHLKWYFDPLEEWLKEFYIEVDGEKFFPYDDTIPFQVADLAKKQFGYEVPDDPEKIRESLGYGWWKYSPETAEKLLISQGFTKDNRGRWRLPNGDLWRINIICEAEGRPIATRGAEKVAEQWRRFGIDAQIQGVSTAILWPNYLNPGNFEVAYAWNIETWGGHPDLSFFLRTWHSDFYRESGELSAGSNYIRYKSDELDKIIEDLLKTDFFNYEETISLGLDFLKLTVRDMPEIPLMSYNVFTICDEYYWTGYPTSEDPYTNPVPNWANSKYMFPKLQPTGRK
- a CDS encoding ABC transporter permease — its product is MKKNLAAYIVRRLLQFLILVFISTSIIFILPRLSTDTGPVEQAIGRAMSQGQYTDPQAVEQLRKNLEIAYGLEGNILQQYFNFWKNFLKGDLGPSFAFFPTPVTDLIFNALPWTIGLLGTTTILSWLIGNWIGGVVGCNRNKKWARSIEVIINGFRPFPHYILALILLIFFSYILPIFPSGGAYPPGTIPELSWNFFVTVIKHAFLPALSLLILGIGGWFQGMRTLVSHIIKEDYVVYAKFAAINKKEIFRNYILRNAMLPQITGLALQLGMLFSGTLIVEIVFNYPGIGFLAYQAILRSDYNLIMGVTIFSIVAVALGTLIVDLLYPLIDPRITYVK
- a CDS encoding ABC transporter permease; its protein translation is MNLVNLIKNDVRFKIGFILMIIIIFFSLLSFFSPIDPFSTYYAPVNRPPSRDYIFGTNSKGQDLFWMTSYAFRNSMIFGLITASISRIIALLIGTVSGYRGGKTDNILMIINDSFITLPILLVMILIAMVFRRLPFFLLAVVLGLFGWPWDARLFRSQILSLRERKLTYTAKFSGMKTLNIIFKIYFPHLTPVFFSTFINNMIWSLGLEVTLSVLGLTSLQTPTIGTTIYWANQHQALILGIWWWLAIPIIGAIILFTSLYLLTISMNEFVDPRMRVQGGNY
- a CDS encoding ABC transporter ATP-binding protein, producing the protein MALLEINKINAYYIHNIQKTRAVENVSLSVEDDEIIGIAGESGCGKSTLVKTIYGAIEPPLYLENGSVIYNFKNSNSNANITTDNIPLFWWKKISYIPQASMNVLNPVRKIKKFFENLWRAHSQDLSFKNYQKLLSTHLEHLGLSVNILEYYPHQLSGGMKQRVIIGAASLFHPELIIADEPTSALDVGVQLDVLRLLLKIQKESKNTIIVVAHDMSVMANFCTKIAIMYAGNIVEIGKTQDIFSHPLHPYTKLLIDSLPKIGDKRGLKGIPGSPPDLVSPPSGCRFHPRCPYSFELCKKVAPMMKEFSPGHQVACHLLERGESNERK